From one Cupriavidus sp. P-10 genomic stretch:
- a CDS encoding porin, with product MKTRIYAAMLLSAAAPFAAAQSSVTLYGVADIGLEYLSHANAAGDKLFRMTSGNVSGSRWGLRGVEDLGSGMKAVYALESGFELDSGVSSQGGRLFGRQAFVGLDHQWGRLTLGRQQNALFDLLINYEPMVLAARYSALAIDANLAGRYDNTAKYTGKFGPVTATALYSFARGTSITSGGTTTLATEVPGDVKSDRAFGAGLEYAGGNFGATLIYDQQQGTRGITGQNSGQTDRRIAAAANASFGRSTVLAGYRWFNGDIGVAPGSPQRRNDLFWLGYRFQATPALMLTGAGYYLNNKRNGQDPWMLVASANYALSKRTDAFLNVGYVRNKDNSNLGLNGFGSTVTPGENQTGVMVNIRHKF from the coding sequence ATGAAGACCCGGATCTACGCAGCAATGCTGTTATCGGCGGCCGCGCCATTCGCCGCCGCGCAATCGTCCGTCACGCTGTACGGCGTGGCGGATATCGGACTGGAATACCTGAGCCACGCCAACGCCGCCGGCGACAAGCTGTTCCGCATGACGTCCGGCAACGTGTCGGGTTCGCGCTGGGGCCTTCGCGGCGTCGAGGACCTGGGCAGCGGCATGAAGGCGGTGTATGCGCTGGAAAGCGGGTTCGAACTCGACAGCGGCGTTTCCAGCCAGGGCGGCCGGCTGTTCGGGCGCCAGGCTTTTGTCGGGCTTGACCACCAGTGGGGGCGCCTGACGCTGGGCCGGCAGCAGAACGCGCTGTTCGACCTGCTGATCAACTACGAGCCGATGGTGCTGGCGGCCCGCTACTCGGCGCTGGCGATCGATGCCAACCTGGCGGGCCGCTATGACAACACCGCCAAGTACACCGGCAAGTTCGGTCCTGTCACCGCCACCGCGCTGTACAGCTTTGCGCGCGGCACCAGCATCACCAGCGGCGGCACCACGACACTGGCGACCGAAGTGCCCGGCGACGTGAAGAGCGACCGTGCCTTCGGTGCCGGGCTCGAGTATGCCGGCGGCAATTTCGGCGCCACCCTCATCTACGACCAGCAGCAAGGCACGCGCGGCATCACCGGCCAGAACTCGGGCCAGACCGACCGGCGCATCGCGGCGGCGGCAAATGCCAGCTTCGGCAGGTCGACGGTGCTGGCGGGCTACCGCTGGTTCAATGGCGATATCGGCGTCGCGCCGGGTTCGCCGCAGCGCCGCAACGACCTGTTTTGGCTGGGCTACCGCTTCCAGGCGACGCCTGCCCTGATGCTGACCGGAGCCGGCTACTACCTGAACAACAAGCGCAACGGGCAGGATCCGTGGATGCTGGTGGCATCGGCCAACTATGCGCTGTCCAAACGCACCGACGCGTTCCTGAACGTTGGCTACGTGCGCAACAAGGACAACTCCAACCTCGGCCTCAACGGCTTCGGCAGCACCGTCACGCCGGGCGAGAACCAGACCGGGGTGATGGTCAATATCCGGCATAAGTTCTGA
- a CDS encoding NUDIX hydrolase, with amino-acid sequence MTPTKACPIVLRRTQNRVEILAFEHPLSGFQIVKGTIEPGEPPADAAVRELREESGITGVATADLGLWESGFEQQIWSLHLCEPTQPQPLPDTWEHHTADDDGHVFRFFWHPLGEAPSEQWQSLFRDALSVIGERLARMGKS; translated from the coding sequence ATGACACCAACCAAAGCCTGTCCGATTGTCCTCAGACGCACGCAGAACCGTGTGGAGATCCTCGCCTTCGAGCATCCCCTCTCCGGATTCCAGATCGTCAAAGGCACGATCGAGCCTGGCGAACCCCCGGCAGATGCCGCAGTGCGCGAACTGCGCGAGGAGTCAGGGATAACGGGCGTGGCTACGGCCGACCTGGGCTTGTGGGAATCCGGATTCGAACAACAGATATGGTCGCTCCATCTCTGCGAGCCAACGCAGCCGCAGCCGCTGCCGGACACCTGGGAGCATCACACCGCCGATGATGACGGCCATGTGTTCAGGTTCTTCTGGCATCCCTTAGGCGAGGCTCCATCCGAGCAGTGGCAATCGTTGTTCAGGGATGCGCTTTCCGTCATCGGCGAGCGACTGGCAAGGATGGGAAAGTCCTAG
- a CDS encoding DUF3574 domain-containing protein — protein sequence MAKPGGTVSEAEWDAFVQTSVAPRFPDGFTVWPASGQWRGANGKVVSEATRVLSLMHAPNERSEAAARAIASEYKTSFQQEAVLRVRSYACMSL from the coding sequence ATGGCAAAGCCCGGCGGAACCGTGTCGGAGGCGGAATGGGACGCCTTCGTTCAAACCTCCGTGGCACCGCGCTTCCCGGACGGCTTCACGGTCTGGCCGGCTTCCGGCCAATGGCGCGGCGCAAACGGCAAGGTCGTCAGCGAGGCCACGCGCGTGCTAAGCCTGATGCATGCCCCCAACGAGCGCAGCGAGGCGGCGGCACGCGCCATCGCCAGCGAGTACAAAACCAGCTTCCAGCAGGAAGCGGTGCTCAGGGTCCGCAGCTACGCCTGCATGTCGCTCTAG
- a CDS encoding alpha/beta fold hydrolase → MSTTIDLPRRGFLGAAALTLAAAHVSLSHAAQPQAGFRKTAPLPPTAPGTHKTFAAIRQVNAGVLNVGYAEAGPADGPVALLLHGWPYDIHSFADVAPLLAARGYRVIIPYLRGFGSTTFLSSATMRNGQPSAIAADMIALMDALRIPTAVVAGFDWGARTAGIMAALWPDRCRALVSVSGYLIGSQAAGKKPLPPEAELQWWYQFYFATDRGQAGYQQYTHQFARLIWKLASPKWEFDDATFHRSAVALDNPDHVAITIHNYRWRQGLAAGEARFDDFEKRLATAPTISVPTITMEGDANGAPHPTPSSYASKFTGPYEHRDLTGGIGHNPPHEAPVAFAQAVLDVDSR, encoded by the coding sequence ATGTCAACAACCATCGATCTGCCGCGCCGCGGCTTCCTGGGCGCCGCCGCCCTGACGCTGGCCGCCGCGCACGTCAGCCTGTCGCACGCCGCCCAGCCCCAGGCCGGATTTCGCAAGACGGCCCCGTTGCCGCCGACCGCGCCAGGCACCCATAAGACTTTCGCGGCGATCCGCCAGGTCAACGCCGGGGTACTCAACGTCGGCTACGCCGAAGCCGGCCCGGCCGACGGGCCCGTCGCGCTGCTGCTGCACGGCTGGCCGTATGACATCCACAGTTTTGCCGACGTGGCGCCACTGCTCGCGGCACGCGGCTATCGCGTGATCATTCCCTATCTGCGCGGTTTCGGCTCGACCACCTTCCTGTCGTCTGCGACGATGCGCAACGGACAGCCGTCGGCCATCGCTGCCGACATGATCGCGCTGATGGACGCGCTGCGCATCCCGACCGCCGTGGTCGCCGGCTTTGACTGGGGCGCGCGCACCGCCGGCATCATGGCCGCGCTGTGGCCGGACCGTTGCCGGGCGCTGGTCTCGGTCAGCGGCTACCTGATCGGCAGCCAGGCCGCCGGCAAGAAGCCGCTGCCGCCGGAGGCCGAACTGCAATGGTGGTACCAGTTCTACTTCGCCACCGACCGTGGCCAGGCCGGTTACCAGCAATACACGCACCAGTTTGCCAGGCTGATCTGGAAACTGGCGTCGCCGAAATGGGAGTTCGACGATGCCACCTTCCATCGCAGCGCGGTTGCCCTGGACAATCCGGATCACGTTGCCATCACCATCCACAACTACCGCTGGCGCCAGGGTCTCGCTGCCGGCGAGGCGCGGTTCGACGACTTCGAAAAGCGCCTCGCCACCGCGCCGACCATCAGCGTGCCAACCATCACCATGGAAGGCGACGCGAACGGCGCGCCGCATCCGACGCCCAGTTCGTATGCGAGCAAGTTCACCGGGCCGTATGAGCACCGCGACCTGACCGGCGGGATCGGCCACAATCCGCCGCACGAGGCGCCGGTGGCGTTTGCGCAGGCGGTATTGGACGTTGATAGCCGCTGA
- the ilvD gene encoding dihydroxy-acid dehydratase: protein MPTYRSKTSTAGRNMAGARSLWRATGMKDEDFSKPIIAVVNSFTQFVPGHVHLKDLGQLVAREIEAAGGVAKEFNTIAVDDGIAMGHDGMLYSLPSRDIIADSVEYMVNAHCADAMVCISNCDKITPGMLMAAMRLNIPVIFVSGGPMEAGKTRLANPVTKTMEFRKLDLVDAMVMAADSAYSDADVAEVERSACPTCGSCSGMFTANSMNCLTEALGLSLPGNGTVVATHADREQLFKRAGRRVVELARQYYEQEDARILPRSVGFKAFENAMTLDIAMGGSTNTILHLLAIAQEAGIDFTMDDIDRLSRVVPQLCKVAPNTNKYHIEDVHRAGGIMAILGELERAGKLHTDVPTVHAPTLKDALEQWDIGRTQDEAVRTFYMAGPAGIPTQVAFSQNTRWPSLDLDRAEGCIRSYEHAFSKEGGLAVLTGNIALDGCVVKTAGVDESILVFEGTAHVTESQDEAVENILADKVKAGDVVIVRYEGPKGGPGMQEMLYPTSYIKSKGLGKACALLTDGRFSGGTSGLSIGHCSPEAAAGGAIGLVRDGDKIRIDIPNRTIDVLVSDEELARRREEQAAKGWKPAKARPRKVSAALKAYAKLVMSADKGAVRDLSLLDD from the coding sequence ATGCCCACATACCGTTCCAAAACCTCTACCGCCGGCCGCAACATGGCGGGGGCCCGCTCGCTGTGGCGTGCCACCGGCATGAAAGACGAAGATTTCAGCAAGCCCATCATCGCGGTGGTCAATTCGTTCACCCAGTTCGTGCCCGGGCACGTGCACCTGAAGGACCTGGGCCAGTTGGTCGCGCGCGAAATCGAGGCTGCCGGCGGCGTGGCCAAGGAATTCAACACCATCGCGGTCGACGACGGTATTGCCATGGGCCACGACGGCATGCTGTACTCGCTGCCCAGCCGCGACATCATCGCCGACTCGGTCGAGTACATGGTCAACGCGCACTGCGCCGACGCCATGGTGTGCATCTCCAACTGCGACAAGATCACCCCGGGCATGCTGATGGCCGCGATGCGCCTCAACATCCCCGTGATCTTCGTCTCCGGCGGCCCGATGGAAGCCGGCAAGACGCGGCTGGCCAACCCCGTCACCAAGACCATGGAGTTCCGCAAGCTGGACCTGGTCGACGCCATGGTGATGGCGGCCGACAGCGCCTATTCCGACGCCGACGTGGCCGAGGTGGAGCGCTCCGCATGCCCCACCTGCGGTTCGTGCTCGGGCATGTTCACGGCCAATTCCATGAACTGCCTGACTGAAGCGCTGGGCCTGTCGCTGCCGGGCAACGGCACGGTGGTCGCCACCCACGCCGACCGCGAGCAACTGTTCAAGCGCGCCGGCCGCCGCGTGGTGGAACTGGCACGCCAGTACTACGAGCAGGAAGACGCGCGCATCCTGCCGCGCTCGGTGGGCTTCAAGGCGTTCGAGAACGCCATGACGCTGGACATCGCCATGGGCGGCTCGACCAACACCATCCTGCACCTGCTGGCGATCGCGCAGGAAGCGGGCATCGACTTCACCATGGACGACATCGACCGCCTCTCGCGCGTCGTGCCGCAGCTGTGCAAGGTGGCGCCGAACACCAACAAGTACCACATCGAAGACGTGCACCGCGCCGGCGGCATCATGGCGATCCTGGGCGAGCTGGAGCGCGCCGGCAAGCTGCATACCGACGTGCCGACGGTCCACGCCCCGACGCTCAAGGATGCGCTGGAGCAGTGGGACATCGGCCGCACGCAGGACGAAGCGGTCCGCACCTTCTACATGGCCGGCCCCGCGGGCATCCCGACGCAGGTCGCGTTCAGCCAGAACACGCGCTGGCCGAGCCTGGACCTGGATCGCGCCGAGGGCTGCATCCGCTCCTACGAGCACGCGTTCTCCAAGGAAGGCGGCCTGGCCGTGCTGACGGGCAATATCGCGCTCGACGGCTGCGTGGTGAAGACCGCCGGCGTGGACGAGAGCATCCTGGTGTTCGAGGGCACGGCGCATGTCACCGAGTCGCAGGACGAAGCGGTGGAAAACATCCTGGCCGACAAGGTCAAGGCCGGCGACGTGGTGATCGTGCGCTACGAAGGCCCCAAGGGCGGCCCCGGCATGCAGGAAATGCTGTACCCGACCAGCTACATCAAGTCCAAGGGCCTGGGCAAGGCCTGCGCGCTGCTGACCGACGGCCGCTTCTCGGGCGGCACCTCGGGCCTGTCGATCGGCCACTGCTCGCCCGAGGCGGCAGCCGGCGGTGCGATCGGCCTGGTGCGCGACGGCGACAAGATCCGCATCGACATCCCCAACCGCACCATCGACGTGCTGGTGTCCGACGAGGAACTGGCGCGCCGCCGCGAAGAGCAGGCCGCCAAGGGCTGGAAGCCGGCCAAGGCGCGCCCGCGCAAGGTGTCTGCGGCGCTGAAGGCCTACGCCAAGCTGGTCATGTCGGCCGACAAGGGCGCCGTGCGCGACCTGTCGCTGCTGGACGACTGA
- the ligD gene encoding DNA ligase D — MATNARATTARRRAAEQPDSLQDYQEKRNFHITPEPAGSRRRGKAQPLRFVVQKHWARRLHYDFRLELDGVLLSWAVPKGPSYDPAEKRIAIHVEDHPLDYADFEGEIPPKQYGAGAVIVWDRGTWAPVGDAHDGMAAGKLVFDLSGEKLAGRWELVRIARPGDKSEQWILFKKRDAWARPLSEFDVLAALPDSVIARPLGALNASGPGVVEDAAEAIRYAPRAPLPARLTPQLATPSPTLPDGAGWIIETKFDGYRILARIDDARATLYTRNGHDWTRKLGSVAAEIEKLDISQGWLDGEIVVLRDGMPDFNALQNAIDGHRHDAMVFFAFDLPYWEGRDLRGLPLSQRREKLAELVGARTERVRFSEAFEAPPAQMFQAACRLGLEGLMFKRADAAYVSARTQSWLKTKCKLRQEFVIGGFADREGSKTEIGRLHLGVYDEGDEGGLLYVGGVGTGWDSEMAAKLRKRLAALQVDDSPFATEARASGRWGRGRAAPGRWVRPTLVAEIEFSDWTPEGQIRHASFKGLRSDRPARSVRREAVQTAVTPHGMAAIKVTNPERIIDKARGITKVELVRYYESVASLMLPHLADRPLSLVRAPEGIDAPTFFQKHAETAMPGLTERSASLWPGHGALLTADSADAIVAAAQMNVVEFHTWNSTACHIDRPDRVIFDLDPGEGVAWESMLEAAMLVHTLLDELGLQSWLKTSGGKGLHVVVPLAPHRSYDEVKAFSRAAVQHLAATLPQRFTARSGAANRKGRIFVDYLRNGFSQTTAAAFSARARPGLGVSMPVSWEQLGKLKSGAQWTIRDAREYLSFQVADPWQSYWDTSQTLTAAIERLS; from the coding sequence ATGGCAACGAATGCAAGGGCGACAACGGCCAGGCGCCGCGCAGCGGAGCAGCCGGACAGCCTCCAGGACTACCAGGAAAAGCGGAATTTCCACATCACCCCCGAGCCTGCCGGCTCTCGGCGCAGGGGTAAGGCGCAGCCGTTGCGTTTTGTCGTGCAGAAGCACTGGGCCCGGCGCCTGCACTACGATTTCCGGCTCGAACTGGATGGCGTGCTGCTGAGCTGGGCCGTGCCCAAGGGACCCAGCTACGATCCTGCCGAAAAGCGTATTGCCATCCATGTCGAGGACCATCCGCTCGACTATGCGGACTTCGAAGGCGAAATTCCGCCGAAACAATACGGCGCCGGCGCGGTCATCGTCTGGGACCGCGGCACCTGGGCGCCCGTCGGCGACGCGCATGACGGCATGGCGGCCGGCAAGCTGGTGTTCGACCTGTCCGGCGAAAAGCTGGCCGGCCGCTGGGAACTGGTCCGCATCGCCCGGCCGGGCGACAAGTCGGAACAATGGATTCTCTTCAAGAAGCGCGACGCTTGGGCGCGCCCGTTGTCGGAGTTCGACGTACTGGCAGCGCTGCCGGACAGCGTCATCGCCAGGCCGCTGGGCGCGTTGAACGCATCCGGGCCGGGCGTCGTCGAAGACGCGGCCGAGGCCATCAGGTACGCGCCACGCGCGCCGCTCCCGGCAAGACTGACGCCGCAGCTCGCCACGCCCTCGCCCACGCTGCCGGACGGCGCCGGCTGGATCATCGAAACCAAGTTCGACGGGTACCGCATCCTGGCGAGGATCGACGATGCCCGCGCAACGCTCTACACCCGCAACGGCCATGACTGGACCAGGAAGCTGGGCTCGGTGGCCGCCGAAATCGAGAAGCTGGATATCTCGCAGGGCTGGCTGGATGGCGAGATCGTCGTGCTGCGCGATGGCATGCCGGATTTCAATGCACTGCAGAACGCCATCGACGGCCATCGCCACGACGCGATGGTCTTCTTTGCCTTCGACCTGCCCTACTGGGAAGGGCGCGACCTGCGCGGCTTGCCATTGTCCCAGCGCCGGGAAAAGCTGGCCGAGCTGGTCGGCGCGCGCACCGAGCGCGTCCGCTTCAGCGAGGCTTTCGAAGCGCCGCCCGCGCAGATGTTCCAGGCGGCGTGCCGGCTGGGGCTGGAAGGGCTGATGTTCAAGCGGGCGGACGCGGCCTACGTTTCGGCGCGCACGCAGAGCTGGCTCAAGACCAAGTGCAAGCTGCGCCAGGAGTTTGTCATTGGCGGGTTCGCGGACCGCGAAGGGTCGAAGACTGAAATCGGCAGGCTGCATCTTGGCGTCTATGACGAGGGCGATGAAGGCGGCCTGCTCTACGTCGGCGGCGTCGGCACCGGCTGGGATAGCGAGATGGCCGCGAAACTGCGCAAGCGCCTTGCGGCATTGCAGGTTGACGACAGCCCGTTCGCGACCGAGGCGCGTGCCAGCGGGCGCTGGGGCCGCGGCCGTGCTGCGCCGGGGCGATGGGTCAGGCCAACCCTCGTGGCGGAGATCGAGTTCTCCGACTGGACCCCGGAAGGACAGATCCGCCACGCCTCCTTCAAGGGCCTGCGCAGCGACCGCCCCGCCAGGTCGGTCCGGCGCGAAGCGGTCCAGACCGCCGTGACGCCGCATGGCATGGCCGCCATCAAGGTCACCAACCCCGAACGCATCATCGACAAGGCCAGGGGCATCACCAAGGTCGAACTGGTGCGCTATTACGAGAGCGTCGCCAGCCTGATGCTGCCGCACCTCGCCGATCGCCCGTTGTCGCTGGTGCGCGCGCCGGAGGGCATCGACGCGCCGACGTTTTTCCAGAAGCATGCGGAGACGGCAATGCCGGGGCTGACCGAACGCTCCGCGTCGCTCTGGCCCGGCCATGGCGCGCTGCTGACGGCCGACTCGGCCGACGCCATCGTCGCCGCGGCCCAGATGAACGTGGTCGAGTTCCACACCTGGAATTCCACCGCATGCCATATCGACCGCCCTGACCGCGTGATCTTCGACCTCGACCCCGGCGAGGGTGTGGCGTGGGAGTCGATGCTCGAAGCCGCCATGCTGGTGCACACGCTGCTGGATGAACTCGGCCTGCAGTCCTGGCTGAAGACCAGCGGCGGCAAGGGCCTGCACGTGGTTGTGCCGCTGGCGCCGCACCGCTCGTACGACGAGGTCAAGGCGTTTTCGCGGGCCGCAGTGCAACACCTGGCGGCCACCCTCCCCCAGCGCTTCACTGCCCGCTCCGGCGCGGCCAACCGCAAGGGGCGGATATTCGTGGACTACCTGCGCAACGGCTTTTCCCAGACCACCGCGGCCGCGTTCTCGGCCCGCGCCAGGCCGGGGCTCGGGGTATCCATGCCGGTGTCGTGGGAGCAACTTGGCAAGCTGAAAAGTGGCGCACAGTGGACGATCCGGGATGCCCGCGAGTACCTCAGCTTCCAGGTCGCCGACCCGTGGCAGTCCTATTGGGACACAAGCCAGACTTTGACCGCCGCCATCGAGCGCTTAAGCTGA
- the ku gene encoding non-homologous end joining protein Ku has protein sequence MPARSLASLSLSFGLVSIPVKLYTATEASSAVRFNLLSKEGSRLKQQYISEQTQKVVERAEMVKGYEFEKGRFVTFSPDELKALEESASHMVDIVAFIPEQSVDPLYYDKAYFIAPDKRGGKPYSLLREAMAKTGRCAIAKWAAKGKSHIVQIRPVEGGLVFQQLLFADEVRSITELHIEDVSVSDAELKLAIQLIEQASEDQYDPTQYKDEEKARVLAAIDAKITGKQIVSPEPAEVAAGGEVIDLMDALRASLSKKGAPAAKGKAAADTASARRPGKRAATPAAPTPIRRTAKKSA, from the coding sequence ATGCCTGCCCGATCCCTCGCCTCGCTGTCCCTGTCCTTCGGTCTTGTCTCGATCCCCGTCAAGCTCTACACGGCCACCGAAGCCAGCTCGGCAGTGCGTTTCAACCTGCTGAGCAAGGAGGGTTCGCGCCTGAAGCAGCAGTACATCTCCGAGCAGACGCAGAAGGTGGTCGAGCGGGCCGAGATGGTGAAGGGCTACGAATTCGAGAAGGGCCGCTTCGTGACCTTCTCGCCGGACGAACTCAAGGCGCTGGAGGAAAGCGCCAGCCACATGGTCGATATCGTCGCGTTCATTCCCGAGCAAAGCGTCGATCCGCTGTACTACGACAAGGCCTATTTCATCGCGCCGGACAAACGCGGCGGCAAGCCCTACAGCCTGCTGCGCGAAGCCATGGCGAAGACCGGGCGGTGTGCCATCGCCAAGTGGGCCGCCAAGGGCAAGTCGCATATCGTGCAGATCCGGCCGGTCGAAGGCGGCCTGGTGTTCCAGCAGCTGTTGTTTGCCGATGAGGTGCGCAGTATCACCGAACTGCATATCGAGGATGTGTCGGTCTCGGATGCCGAACTGAAGCTTGCGATCCAGCTGATCGAGCAGGCATCGGAAGACCAGTACGATCCGACCCAGTACAAGGACGAAGAGAAAGCCAGGGTGCTCGCCGCCATCGACGCCAAGATCACCGGCAAGCAGATCGTCTCGCCGGAGCCGGCCGAAGTCGCCGCCGGCGGTGAGGTCATCGACCTGATGGATGCGCTGCGCGCCAGCCTGTCCAAGAAGGGCGCGCCGGCGGCCAAAGGCAAGGCCGCCGCCGACACTGCATCCGCCCGCCGTCCCGGCAAACGCGCGGCAACGCCGGCGGCGCCCACGCCGATCCGGCGCACCGCGAAGAAATCGGCGTGA
- a CDS encoding tetratricopeptide repeat protein produces MNRGEGLTTRALEARLGVSRRLIGSLVSAGLVTPARGPRGEHLFSFQDVVLIRTAASLYQARVAPAQILRALHRLERLAPDRHLSGVRMSASSGKVSVRDRHGAWLVESGQRLMEFEPAPDDVRVVELARAAASEAAADEVFARAQALEPFDAVASEAAYRRALTLSPGMLDAYLNLGCLLSDQQRFDEAIALYEGALACLPDAPQLHFNLGVALEDIGAPQSALSAYDRCIELAPGDADAHYNAARLHHELGHFQKAVRHFNQYRRLNRAE; encoded by the coding sequence GTGAACCGCGGCGAAGGCCTGACCACGCGAGCGCTGGAGGCGCGCCTGGGCGTGTCGCGCCGGCTGATCGGCAGCCTGGTCAGCGCCGGGCTGGTCACGCCTGCCCGCGGCCCGCGCGGCGAACATTTGTTCTCCTTCCAGGACGTGGTACTGATCCGTACCGCGGCCTCGCTGTACCAGGCGCGCGTGGCACCGGCGCAGATCCTGCGGGCGCTGCATCGGCTCGAACGGCTGGCGCCGGACCGGCACCTGTCAGGCGTGCGCATGTCCGCCAGCAGCGGCAAGGTATCTGTGCGCGACCGGCACGGCGCGTGGCTGGTGGAGAGCGGGCAACGGCTGATGGAATTCGAGCCGGCCCCGGACGACGTGCGCGTCGTTGAACTGGCACGCGCGGCCGCCAGCGAAGCGGCGGCCGACGAGGTATTTGCGCGCGCACAGGCGCTGGAGCCCTTCGACGCCGTAGCTTCCGAAGCCGCTTACCGGCGCGCACTGACGCTGTCGCCCGGCATGCTGGACGCGTACCTGAACCTGGGGTGCCTGCTGTCCGACCAGCAGCGCTTCGATGAAGCGATCGCGCTATATGAGGGCGCGCTGGCCTGCCTGCCGGACGCGCCGCAGCTGCATTTCAACCTTGGTGTCGCGCTGGAAGATATCGGCGCACCCCAGTCTGCGCTGTCCGCCTACGATCGCTGCATCGAACTGGCACCCGGCGATGCCGATGCGCATTACAACGCCGCGCGGCTGCATCATGAACTGGGGCACTTCCAGAAGGCGGTGCGGCACTTCAACCAGTATCGAAGGCTCAACCGCGCGGAGTAG
- a CDS encoding RNA-binding protein, with protein sequence MSVLMLSNIDAEVTDEDIGAFLVKYGFPEYNSIEHLDGDGSRPSVRLTFDTLDDDTLDKLKARIHQMFWHGHKVSALVLRERFS encoded by the coding sequence ATGTCCGTTCTCATGCTCAGCAACATCGATGCCGAAGTCACCGATGAAGACATCGGCGCCTTCCTGGTGAAATACGGCTTCCCGGAATACAACAGCATCGAGCACCTGGATGGCGACGGCAGCAGGCCGTCCGTCAGGCTGACCTTCGACACGCTGGACGATGACACCCTGGACAAGCTCAAGGCCCGCATCCACCAGATGTTCTGGCATGGCCACAAGGTCAGCGCGCTGGTATTGCGGGAGCGCTTCAGCTGA
- a CDS encoding DUF2950 domain-containing protein, giving the protein MLVALATAPAYAQKDFATPEAAMNAFGEAVATSDDAAMKSLLGARYTDLIPPVGADIRYKFLEAWHQSHAIRSDGPDRARIAAGKDDWTMPVPLVKTAKGWHFDTRAGVEEMRLRRIGRNELSVMQTLLAVCDAQNEYAQLMRQDRGVTAYASKLVSSPGKHDGLYWPTRSGEPESPLGPAFLSAEHRSAPGGGYHGYRYRLLTSQGTHAPGGKYDYVVGGKLFGGFAVIAWPLRYGDTGVKTFMVSHDGRVFERDLGPDSAARAGAIRSFDPGPGWTEVKP; this is encoded by the coding sequence ATGCTGGTCGCATTGGCGACGGCGCCAGCCTATGCGCAAAAGGACTTCGCTACGCCCGAGGCCGCAATGAATGCCTTCGGCGAAGCCGTCGCCACCAGCGACGACGCCGCCATGAAGTCTCTGCTCGGCGCCCGCTACACCGACCTGATCCCGCCGGTCGGCGCGGATATCCGCTACAAGTTCCTGGAGGCCTGGCACCAATCGCACGCGATTCGTTCCGACGGACCCGACCGGGCCCGCATTGCCGCGGGCAAGGACGACTGGACCATGCCGGTCCCGCTGGTGAAGACGGCAAAGGGCTGGCATTTCGACACGCGCGCCGGGGTCGAGGAGATGCGCCTGCGCCGGATCGGCCGCAACGAACTGTCGGTGATGCAGACCTTGCTTGCCGTGTGCGATGCGCAGAACGAGTATGCGCAGCTGATGCGCCAGGACCGCGGCGTGACAGCGTACGCATCGAAGCTGGTCAGTTCGCCCGGCAAGCACGATGGCCTGTACTGGCCAACCCGCTCCGGCGAACCGGAAAGCCCGCTTGGCCCCGCGTTCCTCAGCGCCGAACATCGCAGCGCGCCGGGCGGCGGCTACCATGGATATCGCTACCGGCTGCTGACCTCGCAAGGCACGCATGCGCCCGGCGGCAAGTATGACTATGTCGTCGGCGGCAAGCTCTTTGGCGGGTTTGCCGTGATCGCGTGGCCGCTCCGCTACGGGGATACCGGCGTCAAGACTTTCATGGTGAGCCACGACGGCCGCGTCTTCGAGCGCGACCTGGGCCCGGACAGCGCGGCCCGGGCCGGCGCGATCCGGTCATTCGACCCGGGGCCGGGGTGGACCGAGGTCAAACCATGA